The Streptomyces sp. ICC1 DNA window GACCACATGGTGATTCCTGGGGTGGCCTCGTTCGCCAGCAACGGTCTGCCCGCGCCCGCCCAGACCGACGACGGAAACCCATGGATCGACGGCGTCTGCTGGCTGTACTGCGGACAACGCTGGACCCGCGTCTTATGGATAGGACCCGCGAGCATCGCGGGCATGCAGGCCCCGATGTTCGCGTGCAGCCCCTGCATCGCCGAACTCCACGAGCGGGTGTGGCGATCAGTCCGCCTCAGAGACGGGCCCGCAGTTCCCCGCCCACGCCCTCAGCGAGCCTGTGTCGAGCCCAGTCACCCCGCCTAAGGCCGTCACCCAACCGAAGGTGAGTGCCTGCGTTCACGAACAGACGAAACGCAGGCACTCACCGATCGAAATCAACGCCCCCATGGGCGCTGCACGGTCCCTCTAGTGCTGTGGCCCGACCTGCGAGATGGCAGCGACCTTGAGGAACCTCTTGCCGCCATCCCCATCCGGAAGGTGCAGGGCGGGCGGCTCATCCTGCGCAGCGAACGGGTCCACCCTCTGCGGGCAGAGCTGGGCGAAGTCGCAAGCCCCACACTTCCTCCCTGAAGCACGCTGAGGGAAGTCCCCCTCCATGATCCGATCGACCGCCCATTCCACGTTGGCGACCGCTGCGTCCACCGCTACGCCGTCGACCGGGACCGACACTCGCTGACCGTCCTTGAGGAGGTGCACTGCACCAGTCCGCGCGTTCAACCCGTGGACCAGATCCGCACCACGAGCGTAGAGCTGCACCTGCAGGGAGAGGTCCTCCCAGTTCAGATCGGGGTTGTTAACCGGTTCGGGGCCACCCTTCATGGTCTTGAAGTCGACCACTGAGGCCTCACGGATCTTGTCCGAGTCATCGAGGCTCAGCAGCAGGTCGATGGCCCCAGAGATCACCGCACGATTCACGGGGACCTCGAAGGGCAGCTCAATCTGGCGCTTACGCTCGAAGTCCTTGGCGTACTTGTCCGCGTAGTCGGACACGATGTCCGCCGACTTCTGCTGAGCCCGCTCGTACGCGCCGGGACGGTTGACCGGGTCGGAGCTTGGGGCGACGTGCTTGAGGTGGAACATCTCCTCGGCCACGAGCCTCGCCTCAACAGGGCTGGGCGCCTGGTCCTTGTAGAGCTGGTGCAGCTTCCCCACCGCGGCATGGACCGCACGCCCGAAGCCGAAGAGCTCTGGAACGGGTGGTGCGAAACCGTGCACCACGCTGAGCTTGTAGGCGTGCGGGCATCGCATGTAGGTGTGGATCTCGGAGTAGGTGGTCGGCAGCACCGACTCGTCTCCGCGCCTGCGCGGAATCGCCGGCGGGGGCATCACGCGGGGCGGCGCGGACGGATCAAGGAGATCGTCACGGATCTCTGTGTGCGACAGCAGAGCCGTGTACGGGGAGACCTTCGCCGGGCGCCTGCCGCCGGGCAGCCATTCGGAGCCGGTGACGTAGAGAAAGCGTTCGGCGCGAGTGACCGCGGTGTAGAACAGGCGCGCCTGATCCGGCCTGTCCGTTTGGTAGCTACCGTTGGTGATCGCCCGCTGCACAAGGGCGGCAGGGATCCAGCCGTCGTAGGATCGGCGCTTCCCCGGGAAGCGACCAGCCTCGACGTCCACAACGAACACGACGGGGAACTCGAGGCCCTTGGCCTTGTGGATGGTGGAGACGGTTACGGCATCCGGGCGTGCCATCATCTGGTTGTCGGTCTCGTACCCATCGCCGGCGACGTTCTGCAGGAAGTTGAGGAGCTCACCGAACCGGCCCTTGCCGTCGATCGATACGTAGACCGACTCGAAGTCCGTGAGGATCTTGCTGAAGGTCCCCAGGTCCGCCATGACACCGTCGCCGAACCCGCTAGAGGCGACACCTAGGGCCTCCAACAGGTCATGCAGCAGCTGCTGCGGAAAGAGCCGCTGTCGGGGGATGCCGGGCCCCACAGGGGCGTGGATGCGACGGCCCCAGTCGGCGAAGACCTTCCGGAGGCGGTTGAGATCGGCACACGGGAACGCTGCAGAGAGCTCGGAGTGGAACAGACCGTCCGCCTGGGTGCGGTCGGGGGACCCATCGCGCAACAGCTCGAAGGAACTCCGAACCGCTGCCGGCTGAACCCGGTCGAAGAGTTGACCTCCGGCATTGAGCGCGTACTCGATACCCCGTGCGTCAAGGGCCCGGATGAACGCCGTGTGCCGCTTGGTACCGTCGCCCTC harbors:
- a CDS encoding ATP-dependent DNA helicase — its product is MDVKQALGEWLTPDQLPAAIAADAEILALAGAGSGKSRTLAARVAFLVASGAAPESVVAFTFSDKAAETIKNRVATALKVCGMDPLLVGGMYIGTIHAWCRRVLGDMDAKYRQFDVLDAMQFQVYLISRYPKLNINPLRDQRLTNAGNRRGYFETLMQVSRAWQMMNDELLDPAQIAAEDGALGETLDRLRGQMEHDNFIDFSLMQRLVVEALEGDDPGVGQALGPLRHVLVDEYQDVNVVQERLIELMHRDSETLFVVGDDDQAIYGWRGADITNILEFDQRYPNAAVYKLLTNFRSTSAIVEAAGGFAAQELGATRLPKQLTAAVDRDPREVAVLRFSNRVEEAAFVGDRIKELLGTAYEEPDGTVRGLTPADFAILMRSTNQPEGDGTKRHTAFIRALDARGIEYALNAGGQLFDRVQPAAVRSSFELLRDGSPDRTQADGLFHSELSAAFPCADLNRLRKVFADWGRRIHAPVGPGIPRQRLFPQQLLHDLLEALGVASSGFGDGVMADLGTFSKILTDFESVYVSIDGKGRFGELLNFLQNVAGDGYETDNQMMARPDAVTVSTIHKAKGLEFPVVFVVDVEAGRFPGKRRSYDGWIPAALVQRAITNGSYQTDRPDQARLFYTAVTRAERFLYVTGSEWLPGGRRPAKVSPYTALLSHTEIRDDLLDPSAPPRVMPPPAIPRRRGDESVLPTTYSEIHTYMRCPHAYKLSVVHGFAPPVPELFGFGRAVHAAVGKLHQLYKDQAPSPVEARLVAEEMFHLKHVAPSSDPVNRPGAYERAQQKSADIVSDYADKYAKDFERKRQIELPFEVPVNRAVISGAIDLLLSLDDSDKIREASVVDFKTMKGGPEPVNNPDLNWEDLSLQVQLYARGADLVHGLNARTGAVHLLKDGQRVSVPVDGVAVDAAVANVEWAVDRIMEGDFPQRASGRKCGACDFAQLCPQRVDPFAAQDEPPALHLPDGDGGKRFLKVAAISQVGPQH